One Salmo trutta chromosome 12, fSalTru1.1, whole genome shotgun sequence genomic region harbors:
- the LOC115202861 gene encoding fin bud initiation factor, translating into MAFLHLLAIGIFSLPLCGAFFSGPLYPEMSNGTFHHYFVPDGDYEDNDDPEKCQMLFKMTDDRKCGLDEDHDSVIRDDFTIIKRHIEDSARVLEGIGKSISFDLDGEDSYGKYLRRETTQIGEAFTNSEKSLLELEVKFKQSQENELKEEHRINDDFLNMVVHTRDVLKDTLYTSVGLKDKHELLSLIIRSHGTRLSRLKNEYMKVKLG; encoded by the coding sequence ATGGCTTTTCTACACTTACTCGCTATTGGGATCTTTTCATTGCCGCTCTGCGGTGCGTTTTTTAGCGGACCTCTGTATCCCGAGATGTCTAACGGCACGTTCCATCACTACTTTGTGCCAGACGGCGACTATGAGGATAACGATGATCCGGAAAAATGTCAAATGCTTTTTAAGATGACAGACGACCGAAAATGCGGTCTCGACGAGGACCACGATTCGGTAATCCGAGACGATTTCACGATCATCAAGAGACACATCGAAGACTCGGCCAGGGTGCTAGAGGGGATCGGGAAAAGCATTTCTTTTGATTTGGACGGAGAGGACAGCTATGGGAAATATTTGAGAAGGGAGACCACTCAGATTGGCGAGGCTTTTACAAACTCTGAAAAGTCTCTGTTAGAACTGGAGGTGAAATTCAAACAGAGTCAGGAGAACGAGCTGAAGGAGGAGCACCGCATCAACGACGACTTTCTGAACATGGTGGTCCACACAAGAGACGTGCTGAAGGACACGCTGTACACATCGGTGGGGTTGAAGGATAAACACGAGCTTCTTTCTCTCATAATTCGAAGTCACGGGACCAGATTGAGCCGATTGAAAAATGAATACATGAAGGTTAAACTCGGGTAA